Genomic window (Streptomyces sp. LX-29):
GGCGCCCCCGCCCAGGAGTCGGAGGCCCCGGCGGGTGCCCGTGCGGCCTTCGCGCTCCCCCCGGCCGCCGCCGACGCCGCCACCCCGCCCCAGGGGCCCGCGGGCGCCGAAGGCCCGGTCCCCGCACTGTCCGCGGCGCCTGTTCCCGGCGAGGCCCAGCAGGCGCCTCCGGGCACCGGTCGCCGCCGCGCCCGGCGCGCCCTCTCGGAGAGCGCGGACCAGCCCGGACCCGGCGCGCCCCACGCTCCCGAGGCCACCGGCCCGCAGCCCCAGGGCGCCCCGGCCGACGGCGCCGCGCCGCCGGCCGCCCGCGCCCCCTTCGCCCTCCCCCCGGCCGCCGCCGACCGCGCGCCCGCGTCCCCGCCGCCGGGTGACCTGAGCCCGGCAGACCCGGGTCCGGCCGACCTGACTCCCGCCGACCTGGGTCCGGCGGGCCTGGTGCCCGCCCAGGGTGCGCCCGGCGCGCCGGGCGGGAACGGCCCCGCCGGGCTGCCGGCTGTGCCCGGCCCCCAGCACGCCCCGGACGGACACGGTCTGCCGGGCGGCAGCGCCCCCCTGCCCGTTCCCGGTGCCCCGGCGGGCGCCGACGCACGGGCCGTCCCCGGCGCCCGCGGTGTGGGCGGTCGGCCGTCCGACGCCGACGGGGTGAACGGCGTGCCCGCCACGCAGCGAGTCCCGCACGGCCTGCCCGGCTCACAGGACCTCGCCGCCGCCCGAGGCATGGCGCTGGCGGGGCCCGGCGCCGCCGCGCGCGGACGGCTCGACGACGGTACGGCGCCGGGCGGCGCACCCCATCCGCGCAGCCCTGGAGTGGGCACGGCGCGCGGCGCCGCCCCGGACGACGCCGCGGGCATGCCCGTGCCACCGCAGGCCGGTGCGCGCGGCGCCCTGCCGGCGCGGGACGACGACCGCCACGAGCCCGAGCTCGACGCCGATGCCGGGGCCGAGGTCGAGGCCAGCTGGTCCGCCGGCCCGCACGGCGCCGCGCCGCGCACGGAGGAGTGGGGCCACGCGCCGGGCGACGCGTTCGCCCCGGCCCAGCACGGTGCGCCGCAGACCGTCGCCGGTGCGGGTGCGCCCGCCGCGGGCCGACGCGCCCACCGCGGCGGCCCCGCGACCGCGCTGCCGGGTGGCCCGGGTGTTCCCGGTGCCCCGGACGTTCCCCGTGCTCCTGGCATTCCCGGTGCTCCTGGTGCCGTCGACGCCTCGGCCGACTGGGCGGAGGGTTCGGGCCACCCGCAGGGTCCGTACGCCCCCGAGGACAGCCAGGACGGTGCCCCCCGTGCAGTCGCCGTGCCCGGCGCGCGCCGCGCCCGCGTGGCCCAACCTCCGTACGGTCCGGGCGGCATGCCCGTCACCGATGACGACGCGGCCCCGGACGACGGCTGGGCCGACGGCCCGCAGGCCCCGGGCGCTCCCGCCGTGCCCGGCGCACGCGGCGCCCAACCCCCGTACGGCGAGGGCGCCACGGCGGCGCGGGACGGCTGGGCCGACGGCCGCCGGGCGGCGGGACCGTACGGCCCCGGCGTGGGCGCGCCGGCCGTCGACGAGGACCCCGGGACGCAGGGCGGCTGGGCCGGTGACGCCCCGGCCCCCGGCCGGCGGACGAGGGCGGACGAAGGGCCGCACGGGCCCGGCGCGGCCGGTCTGCCCGCCGCGCGACGGCCGGACGGCGGCCGGGGCGCCGGTTACCCGGCGGACGACACGACGGCGGGCGGCCCCGGCGCGGGTCTCGACGCGGGTCTCGACGCCGACGGGTCCGCGCCCGCGTTGCCGGCCGCGCGCGAAGCGGGCGACGGGGCACCGTACGACCCCGCGCGGCCCATCGCGCCCGGACAGCCGCAGGCGCCGGGGCAGGAGCCGACCGGCCGACGGCGGGCCCGCCGCCCCCTGGCCGAGGAGCCCCGCCAGTCGGCGGAGCCCGGACCCGGTACGGGCCTGGCCATGGGACCTGGGCCGGGCGGTCTGGGCCAGGGCGTGCCCGGCGGCTCCGGCGGGGCCGCGCAGCCGGGTCAGGACGCCTCCCACGGGCGGCCGATCAGCGTGCGCACGCTGGGACAGGGCGTGCCGTTCGCGCCGCCCGGCACCGACCCGCAGCGGCAGGGGCCGACCCCGACCGGCAGCGTGCCCGTCGCGGGTTCCGGCCGGCGCCGCAAGCTGGCCTCGCGACCGGAACTCGACGAGCAGGTCGGGCCGATGCCCGCCGGGCGCCCGGGCGCCACTCCGCCGCATACCCCACCGCACCCTCAGCCGCACTCCCAGCCGCGTGCGCAGTCGCCCGGCGGACCGCAGCAGGGCGCGCAGCCGCAGGGCGCCGCGGGTTCCGCGCTGGCCGGGACGCCGCAGCAGCCGCACCGGCCGGGGGCGCCCGTGGACGCCACCACCGGGCGCGGACGGACGTTCGCGATCGGCGCGCCCGACGAGGGCGAGGAGGGGCCGCAGCCGCTGGACGGGCCGAACGGCGCCATAGAGGTCGTCGACGACCGCACCCCGCAGCCGCCGCCGGACGACGAACTGCCGCCGGAGCCGCTGGACAACCCACGCCGGCTGCTGGTCTGGCCGGCGCCGGACGTCTCCACCCAGCAGGCGCTGAGCGACCGCGGCTACCGCCCGGTGATCGTCAACTCCCGGGAGGAGGTGGACGCTCAGATCGCGGCGTATCCGGCCGCGCTCTTCGTCGACCCGCTGACCGGGCCGATCACCAGGACCGCGCTGCAGTCGCTGCGCACGGCCGCCGTCGCGGCCGAGGTCCCGGTGCTGGTGACGGCGGGGCTCGGTCAGGCGACGCGCGAGGCCGCGTACGGCGCCGACCCGGCCGTGCTGCTCAAGGCGCTCGCGCCGCGCGACAGCGAGCAGCACCCGCCGCGGGTGTTGCTGATCGAGGAGCACGAGCCGATCGCCAGCGCGCTGACGGCGACGCTGGAGCGACGCGGGATGCAGGTCGCACGGGCGGTGACGGACGCGGACGCGGTGGCGCTGGCCGGGCAGATGCGGCCCAATCTGGTGGTCATGGACCTGATGCAGGTGCGGCGTCGCCGGGCCGGGATCGTGGACTGGCTGCGCGGCAACGGGCTGCTCAACCGCACCCCCCTGGTCGTCTACACCTCGGCGGACATCGACCCGGGCCAGCTGTCCCGGCTGAGTTCGGGCGAGACCGTGCTGTTCCTCGCGGAGCGCTCGACGAGCGCGGAGGTGCAGACGCGGATCGTGGACCTGCTGGCCAAGATCGGCACCAACTGACGGCGTCCGGCCGTCGACGGGCTGACGGCGTCCAGCGAACGCCGCTGCGGACGCGGACACGGACACGGACGCGGACACGGACGCCGCGGACACGGACGCGCGACGAGCGTTTCGGTGGTTCCGTAGGACGGTGGCTGTACGGCCGTGTCCGCGGGCGGTCACGCCGAACGGCCGAGCCGAGCGCCGTACGGGCGGAGTCCGGACCCCGTACCAGCGCCGCGCGGACGCCGTACGGAAGCCGCACCCGCGCCGCGCGGAAGCCGTAGCAGCGCCGCACGGGCGCGGTTACGAGCGCCGTACGGGCGGAGTGGGAGGGGCGGCGCCCGACGGCGCCGCCGCTCTCCCGCCGTACCGGCCTCAGTCCAGTGTCGTCACATCCAGCTCGCCCTCGGCGTACTGACGCCGGATCACCTTCTTGTCGAACTTGCCCACGCTGGTCTTGGGCACGGCGGGGACCAGCGCCCATCGCTCCGGGAGCTGCCAGCGGGCGATCCGCTCGCTCAGGAAGGCGCGCAGCTCCTGGTAGTCGACGGTGCTCCCGTCCCGGAGCACGACCGTGGCCAGCGGGCGTTCGCCCCACTTGTCGTCGGGGACGGCGACGACCGCCGCCTCCGCGACCGCCGGGTGGGCCATGAGGTGGTTCTCCAGCTCGACGGAGGAGATCCACTCGCCGCCCGACTTGATGACGTCCTTGGCCCGGTCGGTCAGCGTCAGATAGCCGTCGGGGCTGATGGTGCCCACGTCGCCGGTGCGCAGCCAGCCGTCCTCGCTGAACTTGTCGTCCGGGC
Coding sequences:
- a CDS encoding PAS domain-containing protein, with product MSSRPSRGAARLAAILDALPDALLLVNCNGTVVNANHIALESFETPGTALVGRGLLDLLPDFDSKRIPGSMRRPIDDREGGRTRPTRMMARRTDGFQFPVEVTSANLEDGRTPYADNHSYTGDELLMLVVRDLTGTVDTEAELARQQRQTEMILRAAAEGVVGVDTDGKVVLVNPSAAQILGFRASDLGGQELHPLVHHSRADGSPLPYEESPLADTLRSGRKHRVRNQTLWAKDGTKVPVDLTTAPVRDGDQLVGAVMTFTDRRQYEAMVARHTERYDAMVAEQTERYDAMVTEKTAAYDAMVAEKTTAYDAMLAEKTEAYDAMLAEQTERYDAMVAEQTERYDAMVTEKTAAYDAMLAEKTEAYDAMLAEQTERHDALAARHAQLLAVLDESLRGPLLQLRAELGTLAADPAGQLWPEANQILHYLAAGYTRMTTLVDNVLSFQRLDTGVERLERRRVSLDAVVTAAVEGAVELIGPGRAQFAVHAPPIEAEVDPVRLAQALAHLIADVAGVDSTGNAAGGGIPAGDSTIVVAAAQRGQAVRIEVRGPYPGGDAVHGPLVRGIVRLHGGVLQTHEVPGMGGGSAYVLDVPASAAAAGPAAAAPSGATAASGEQTNGAGGTAGTDATHGTHGADATHGADVTGRADATDGAGHTDGSGRTDGAVAATGSIPVPVEGGEPDQDAEPQAGADPAAAGAPKGRRARRAAPGDATAGRAQGQSQGQGQLPPATDGADATDGRAVGGTAGGALPTAAPVAGAGAPNGLVAVADATAVAPEELPRPTGRRRARRAPEPAPAAEPLPATAQGQARGDAPGVLAAGAATPDGSAAPAGLSGAPGDGHTPEQGVPALDGPAGLSPVGPAGVGPGGQRLVPAQGPAGEAVPSAPAPTGRRARRGAPAQESEAPAGARAAFALPPAAADAATPPQGPAGAEGPVPALSAAPVPGEAQQAPPGTGRRRARRALSESADQPGPGAPHAPEATGPQPQGAPADGAAPPAARAPFALPPAAADRAPASPPPGDLSPADPGPADLTPADLGPAGLVPAQGAPGAPGGNGPAGLPAVPGPQHAPDGHGLPGGSAPLPVPGAPAGADARAVPGARGVGGRPSDADGVNGVPATQRVPHGLPGSQDLAAARGMALAGPGAAARGRLDDGTAPGGAPHPRSPGVGTARGAAPDDAAGMPVPPQAGARGALPARDDDRHEPELDADAGAEVEASWSAGPHGAAPRTEEWGHAPGDAFAPAQHGAPQTVAGAGAPAAGRRAHRGGPATALPGGPGVPGAPDVPRAPGIPGAPGAVDASADWAEGSGHPQGPYAPEDSQDGAPRAVAVPGARRARVAQPPYGPGGMPVTDDDAAPDDGWADGPQAPGAPAVPGARGAQPPYGEGATAARDGWADGRRAAGPYGPGVGAPAVDEDPGTQGGWAGDAPAPGRRTRADEGPHGPGAAGLPAARRPDGGRGAGYPADDTTAGGPGAGLDAGLDADGSAPALPAAREAGDGAPYDPARPIAPGQPQAPGQEPTGRRRARRPLAEEPRQSAEPGPGTGLAMGPGPGGLGQGVPGGSGGAAQPGQDASHGRPISVRTLGQGVPFAPPGTDPQRQGPTPTGSVPVAGSGRRRKLASRPELDEQVGPMPAGRPGATPPHTPPHPQPHSQPRAQSPGGPQQGAQPQGAAGSALAGTPQQPHRPGAPVDATTGRGRTFAIGAPDEGEEGPQPLDGPNGAIEVVDDRTPQPPPDDELPPEPLDNPRRLLVWPAPDVSTQQALSDRGYRPVIVNSREEVDAQIAAYPAALFVDPLTGPITRTALQSLRTAAVAAEVPVLVTAGLGQATREAAYGADPAVLLKALAPRDSEQHPPRVLLIEEHEPIASALTATLERRGMQVARAVTDADAVALAGQMRPNLVVMDLMQVRRRRAGIVDWLRGNGLLNRTPLVVYTSADIDPGQLSRLSSGETVLFLAERSTSAEVQTRIVDLLAKIGTN